ATGCTCTTATCTAATTCACACAGTAACCTTCCGAGATCAATATCATCACTTGTACTTTacccaatggcaacccactccagtattcttgcctggaaaatcccatcgacacaggagcctagtgggctacttgACCACCACACTGACCAAGGGAGAGACCAAATCgcaaaaagttaaaaagtaatgaaaatcaACAACCTGATGGATCTTAACCTCACCtctcatcaaaagaaaaagaaaaggcatattCCTTTGCATCAACTGGTAtctaagaacttttaaaaataatgctgtcacacacacacacacaaaaggagggGGAGGGCCAGAAAAGGAGGGGAGGAAGTGAGAGAAAATGAGGAGGAAGTTAGTTTCCCAGGAGAAGTGATTCAAAAAAGAGAGTGGCCATGGCTAAAGTCAACTAAGTAAATAAACATCCCCTGGGGGCCCCTGGACTGCCCCTTGGGTTACAGCAGGACCGGGCACAATGCTTTTTATAAGCAGGAAAAGCTGTGTCAAAAAGACCTGGGATTCAAATCTCACCTCTGCTACTTATCAGCACAGCTGGAGACAGCTCTCAGGAAAAGAGATAACACAGATTTGTTTGATGACAAGAAAGGCCACCAACAAGTGCTCTGGGGCTCCATTTCTGCATCTGTTAAGCAGGACAATGAAACCTGCCTCTGGGGCTGTGGGAAGGGTCCGTGTCAGGGCCAGGCGGCCAGGGAGGGCTGGACAACCGGGCTGACAGTGATGCCTGTGCTCAAGCCTTCAGCCAGCATCCCCTACTCCCAATTGTCTGTGGTGCCCATCACCTCACCCCTGTCCCCACCCTGACTGTGATGTTCTTGAGGAGAGTTCTGTCTCTGCTCTCCTGTCTTGTTTGTGTGCCTGTCTCCACCCCAGCCAAGTCCACACTGATGCCCGTGTCAGCTGAGAAGGTGGAGATGGGGGCACACTGAGGACCCACCTGGTCACTGCGGGGGACCCCGTAGCGCAGCTCATTGACGAAGTGCTCACAGTTCTCGCTGGTCAGCTTGTAGAGAACCTCCTGGCCCACCAGCTCCTCCGCCCGCTGGATGATTTTGCTGGGAGGCAATGGCGAGTATCTGCCATCGTGCTTGTTGTTGACGTGGTACCTGTCTCTCCCAACCACGTCACACAGCCGCTCCTTCTTCACTAAGGCCTTGTCAGTCAGTGCAGACATGAGACTGGCCGCACCAGCTCCTGGGATTTCGCCTGTGGATTCAGGAAGAGGAACACAATTGGTCCTGGGCCGGCCCCCAGCCTAGCATCCACCACACCAACAAGGGGATGAGCAGATGAGTCAGGGTCagagctgtgtggctttggatAAGACCCTTGTGGTCTCTGGTCCCTGGTCTCCTTATCTGAAACAAGGAGTGAAGttccataatttgttgtgatttttttaacCTACAGAAGCTGGCCTTACACACCCTGTGACACCCCAGTGGCCCTCTTGATTGTGCAAATACAGGCTCTGAGCACACCCACCTCCCTGGGAGAATAGAGTGTTAATTTTTTGTGATCCCGCCAAGACTCCACTTCCCTGACACACACAAAGCTGATCACTGCAGAAAAGGTGGATGGACCTGGGGAACGGATCCCATTCCCCTTGGAGCAAAGGGACCAAAATCCCACGGCTGCTCCTAGAGGTATGACACCAGGGAGATTCAAGGGGTACACAGGCACAACCCTGGCCAATGCTGAGGGGCTGGAAGGTGCAACAGGTTTCCAGAAGTGAAACTGCCTTGAAGAAAGGGATTTGGGGTCAATACAGGGACCAGGATGGTGTGGAGCAAAAGCTGGTGCCCACACAGAGATCCCTCTTGAGGTCACCAGCTAATATCATGTAGGGAGGGTATGATGACTGAAAACTGGGCTTGCCTTTAAAGAGGTGGGCCCCAGGGAACATCACAGAGGAGACTCATGTCCTTCAGAGAGCCTCTGTGGCCCTGCCATGATTGGGAACCCTCGGTCTCTGCCAGGAGGGGAAGCATCCCATTACACAGGGCAGGACCCATCTTGCGCTGTGATGCCACGTGACAGCAACAAGCAACGGCCAGAGGGTCTGATCAGAGTGCAGGTCCTGTTCTGCTCAGCTTTCCAGAGAGGACTGAACCCCTCTGCCCAGAGAACAACTGTAAGGTTTGGAAAATCAGAGGAATTCAGATTACCTCCTAGTAGGGCAGGAGGTGCTTAAAGGattcagtgaaataaataaaaaggtgcTGTGTTTGAGCCCTGAGTCTGTGCAGAGGGTCAGCGTGGGGACTGGATCAGGGAAGCTCCAGAGGCCCATCCACCTTCAGCCCCTCAGCGGGCAGGTAGGGGCCTGGGACTGGGGAGAGGCAAGCTAGGTGCCTGGGGCACAGAATTTCAGGAGGTTCCAGCTCCAGAGGTGCAAGTTCAGAGTCAACACCCAACAGTGAGGGCTTCCTTACACTCCACACGCTGGGTGCCACCCTGGTGAGAGTGTGCACAGGCTCAGAGGCAGAAGCAATGGGTGCTGATTCTGGTTCCATCACTGCACGGTCTTGACATGTCACTTAACTTAGCTGAGCCAACACTGGGAATCCACAAAGACAAGCTAAGATGGATTCATGAACACACATCAATTTAGGAATTTAAAAGTTCCTTTTAAAagaattgttttactttttaaagttagtCTATTAAACAAAATACTAATTAAACAATTGGAGAAAGGGCACCTGGATGAGGCAAACACTCAATGACTGAATTTGGGGGAACCTCAGACTTCACAGCAGAGCATCAGGTTTAAAGGCAGGAAATAGAGAGTTAGCCAGGGTTTGAGTCCCACCTCCAGGACTTTCctgctatgtgaccttggacaagtggcTTAGTTCTCTGCACCCCATTCCCTATAGAAAAGGCCCAATAAATTCCACCTGTGCCTATAGCGGTGGACAGGGAGCTGCAAGCATTTAAGAAACTGACTCAGTAAGGTGCCTCCCCCAGTGCCTGGAACAGGGTTGGTGCCCAGCAAGTGTTGGCTCTCCTTAGTACTGGGCTGTTCTCTAAgtttccttccagctctgactTCCACCATTTTCTCAGTAGTATGAGGTCAGTCCCCCTGCCTCGCCTATTTCACAAGATTCCCGTGAAGCTCCAATGAGAAGATGCAGATAGAAGCATCTTTTCCCTTTAAGGAGCATTGCTCACCCAGTGATGGGTGTCACATTGTCCACCCAGATCCCTGTCatgcctttcctgtctcctgtcCAGCAGTTACACCCACTCAGCACAGTCAGTCAATACTGAggccctactatgtgccaggccttgTCCAAGGTGTTGAAGAGAAACATGAACTAGACACCCCACCGGCCCTCAACTAGTTTATGCTCTGGTGAAAGGACACTCACaatgaacaaacagaaaaaaataagatacttTTAGGTTTTGAAAAGGCTGTGGGGAAGATTAAGTAAAGTCACACAGGAAAGGATGACCAGGGGAAACTGCCCTCGCTCAGGCTGGGGAGGGCCACGCTCAGGAATGGCCATTTGAGTTGAGACTTGAATGATGAAGGGGAAGCAGCTGTGCTGAGAGCCAGTAAAGAGCATCACAAGCAGAAGGGAGAGCAAAAGCAAGGACCTCAGGAAGGAAGGCTGCAAGGAGACCAGTGTGGCTGAAGTCTTGTTGGGGAGGAAGAAGAATGTTGGGGTCCCCGGTTACCCACAGCTCCCCCCGTCCCCTCTGCTCCAGCCTCAGCACAGTGGAGGCCCTGGGTGCCCTTACTTGGTGGGGCCAGGTGGACCACATATCCGTTGCCAATGTAGACAGCCCAGTGTCTGTAGAAAGGGCGGAAAATCTCAATCAGGTCTCCAGGCTGGGGTTCAGGCTGCAAAACCAAGAAGAAGGCCGTTAGAAGTGATGGAAGACCTGGGAACCAGGGCGGGGCTGAGCCTAGAGGGAGCAGCTCAGCGGCCTTCATCTCACAGCTCTCCAGGACGTCCTCCGGAGCCCGCCCGGCCCACTTCACACACTTGTGTCCCAGAATTGCAGGGACTACGGGCCTGCCCATCTGTCTTTATGACTTGCAAAGTGCACACCTGAAGGGTTTCTTCATTTGCTGGGGCTTCTACCTTCTTGTTACTCTTAATATTATTGACTGAACTCGAGCTCCGAGTCAAGCACTCTGCTAAGCGTTTCACAGGTGCAGCTCAATAAGTTCACACAACGCGCCTATGAGGTGGGCACTGTTGTGATCCCTGTGTGATGAAAGaggaaatcaaggctcagagaTGGAAGGGAGATTTTGCAAAACCACCCAGCCCCTGAGTGATGTGAGCAGGACTCAGTGCTAGGCCGCGTGATTCCCAGGCCATCGTCTTGACCACCACAGTGACCGTCAGGCAAGCACACGGGTTATCTGACTACTACCCACCTGGGGGCCCTGCAGACGCTGTCAAATCTGGGGGGCACGGTATTCCACAGACACTCCCCCTACCTGACCCAGAGCCTGGCAGACAGGTGGTGTCAGCCTCTGGCAGTAATGTCCCCCTGGCTGCTCCTCCTGAGAGTGAAAGTGCGTGCATGCGTGACAAGCAAAGGAAAACTCTCTGTGCACTGTGCTCACTCCTCTACTTCTGACACCAGATGTGTGTGTTTCCCACACTAAGAAATTCAATCCTTGGTGCACACTGAGTGGGTGTCCCACAGtttaactcagttctgacactcaCGGCCCAGAGTCAGTGCAGACCCCGCAGGCTTAGTCCCAGGAGACTTCGCTTCAGATGCCAGGTGCAAGCTGAAGTTGTCACCTGCACTCTGAACAACTGGCTGTAAATTGATGGTTCCCACAGCCCCCTCCCTTGGGTTCAGTGGTTTGCTGGAACAGCTCATAGAACTCAGGGCAACAGTTTACTTGCTAGATGACCCGTTTACTAGAAAATATGCAACTGAAGAATAGCCAGGAATGCAGAGGGCAAGCTGTAGGGGGAGGGATTCAGAGCTTCCTCGCCCCCTCTGGGGACCACTGCTCTCCAGCACCTCCACGCTCTCACCAACACCCCATGTTAGGGGTTTTGTGGAGGCTTCATTATGTAGGCTCAGTTGATGAGATCATTGCCCACTGGTGATTAATGCTACTTCCAGCTCTTTGATCACCTGGTCAGTTGAAAGGGGCTTCTTCTGAATGACGAAACGCATTCCTCTCAACCCCACCGCTCAGGAAGTTACTCGGGTTTTAGAAGCTCTGTGGCAGGAACCCAGGACCAagactaaatatatatttctcattaCATCACAGTGGGCATGTGTGGGAGTGAGGATTTGTGTGCGTCTGCAGGGGAAGGTGGGGAAGGATGCTAAAACGCTCCTCAGAGCCCCGCCCTGTGATGAGGGCAGTGGCCCAGAGCCTGAGAACAGTCAGGAGATCTTCAAGATCACTGTCATTCAATGTACAGAGGTCCCAataccagacactgtgctaagagCTGCAGGTAGGGGCACTCGATCTGGACTTCCCTTGTCTAAACCAACCATAAATCTCTTTGGGACACCTGGAGACAGAGCTCCTCAGAGGTTGTTCCAGCCCTCTGTCCTTCCCCCCTCACCCCTTGCTCTGGGGGGCTGTCCACATCCCACCTCCAAATTCTGGCCTGACTGAGAGATTCCATCAAAGATGAGTAGGGAGTGTGGACTCCCCTGGGACAGCAATGATGAGCAGTGGGAATAGCCCATCACCACTCTACAGTGGCTGTGAAGCAGGGTCAAGGGCAGTTCATTTCTATTTATAGAAGCACTAAAACTGCCAAGAAGCATCCTGTGTGGCAGGAAGTATACAGACAAATCATGTTGTCTTATTGCAGCAACTATAATTTATCTTCCCAGAAAAAGGCACCCAGACCTTACTGAGAATCTATTTCAGAACACTGGACAATGGTTACAACTTACAAATCCCAtttgttttccaaaacaaaagaggaaaatgtaTATTAATTGTTGAGGAAGAGTTAGGAGGTTTTCAAGGATCCCCAGAAGGGAACTTAACTGGCATTTCCATGAATAAGCCAGGACATAAAGGCAAGGCAGAGACCCAGCCCTCAGGGAGCCTAAAGATTAGAAAAGGAGACATTTTGGACTTGAGtaatatgagggcttccctgatggctcatacgttaaagagtctgcctgcagtgcaggagacacaggtttgatccctcggtacCGAGGTCCCAataccagacactgtgctaagagCTGCAGGTAGGGGCACTCGATCTGGACTTCCCTCGTCTAAACCAACCATAAATCTCTTTGGGACACCTGGAGACAGAGCTCCTCAGAGGTTGTTCCAGCCCTCTGTCCTTCCCCCCTCACCCCTTGCTCTGGGGGGCTGTCCACATCCCACCTCCAAattctggggtcaggaagatcccctggagaagggaacggcagcccactcaagtattcttgcctgagatttccatggactgaggagcctggtgggctacagtccatggtgtcgcaaaaagccagacacaactgagcgactaacattttcacttaatATGCTGTCGAGCAATAAGCAGCCAGTAGATACGCAGACCCAAGGAGCTCACTGTATCCCAAGCAAATCACAATGAAAGAAGACCTATGCAGAGAAACATGtttactatacacacacacacacacacacacacacagagcaacaaAAATATCTACGAAGAAACTCAGACTCTGTAACACTGAATActgatgctaagtgaaaaaagccgtACCAAAAATCCACATACAGTAAAAATttacatactgtgtgattccacttatatgtcATTCCATAATAGCCATCACTATGGGACAGGAAAGTAATCCATGATTGCCAGGGCTACAAGGGGTGGACAAGAAAGGGGTATGAGGGAATTTTGGAGCAATGAAAGTTTCTGTACTATTCTGTATTTGATCATGGTGAATGGTTACTCAATTGTATGTGTTTATCAAAACCCATTGAACTGAACACCAAAGGGAGTAAATTCgaccttaattttttaattaataaaattttttaactttgaaaaatggatatctacaatttgaaagcaaaaaggctgtgatttttttaataatcatattGCCTTTCTCTTATAAAAGGCAAAAGGCACATATTTCCAAATACTCACTAACTTCAAACATGCCACCACTCAaagaaacttctttttaaaaatgatctaaaAGGTGATGGATTCACCCACGGGACCCTGTGCACCAGTGAGAAGCAAGGATTCGATGTTCACTTCACGACACAGACAATCTTAACTACAGTGCTGAGTGGAAAAATGAAGACTGAGCTCTGCAAAATACCACTTATATAAATTAAAGAcaatcacacacaaaccaataaTACATGTCTTATCAGAACCATacccaaaaaattatttttaaaaagcaacaacaaaagaatctcaaaaacacacacatcattttaaaaattaaagagcaCATATTAAACATATTAGGATGCTAGCTAACCATTCGGAAGATGGAGAGAAAAATTATGATACAATGGAACTTAAAAGTCAACAGAAGACAAGGGGTCTTGCAAGGACCAGTGAGGACAGGTTGCCATGATCACAAGACATGAATAATTCACACTCTTTCACTAAACTCTAACTGGAGAAACAACTGCTTAATGATACACACAGCCAACTGTGctgaatcaaaatttaaaactcaagAAATCgtgttatatatttgaaatatgagAACTACAGTCCTTGGGCCCGTTGTGTGCCTCTGCTTATTTTCGTCTGCTGGCAAAGaataatgtttacattttttaatggttgGGGGAAAAGTCAAAAGAAGAATATATTGTGACAcaagaaattatatgaaattcaaactcCAGCGtctataaagttttattggcacacagccatcCCCATCATTTACGTTGTGGCCAATGCTGTTTTCTCTCTATGGCAACAGAGACCAGACATAATAAAATGTTCCCTCTCTGGTCCTTAAGTTTGGATCAAAAGTGATCCATTCCTCACTTGGCTTGATCCCCAGCTCTAAAATCTAGTGGTATGCTATGCCAGGTGGTTCTTCCCCCAGGAACAGGTGAGCCAGCAGGAAGCCAGCAGTTCTCCCGAGTGCAGTAACCCGGGCTCTCCCACACGACACAGGCAATGACAATGGCAAAGCTGAGACTCTGTGCCCACGGGATTTCAGAACAAAAAGTCTTTATCCTCTCCACAAAAGCACAGCTTATAATGAGCTGTGTAACAGCCATTTTCCTTAGCAAGCAAATGGGGAACAATGTCTGGCCTCTGCAATTCATATTGGAAAAACAACCTAGATGACCATTAACAAGGACCAGCGAAATAAATTAtcttatatgtgtatgtatttatagcCAATAGAGAGAACAGGTTGGTTTTACATGAGCAGACATAGAAGCAATCGAAAAGATAAGTTGGAAAACATTATcccatttttgtttaaaaaacatcATTGTGACATATGATATTgcttttatgtgaaatctaaaactaggctacaaataaacttatctacaaaacagaaatagagttacagatgtaggaAATAAACTTATGGCTCTGGGGGGAGGGGAGTATGGAGAGAGAAACTGGAAGATTGCGACTGACACATACACagcactgtatataaaatagataactaataagaacctactgtatagcacagggaattctactcagtactctgtaatggcttatatgggaaaagaatctaaaagagtgggtatatgtatacgtataacacattcactttgctgtatacctgaactAACAAAACACTGTGAGTCAACTATACacctataaaaattattttttttaaaaaattgtacacTTATAAGCAAAACATATTATACACTATGTATGAGCTACAGAAAATACATCAAACTGTTATATACTATATGCAGGGGGGATTGGGATTCAGagacttttacattttatattattttattatttttaatcaatgtgaattacttttatgataaaaaaatttttaataattttagatgGGAAAAAATCCTTCATACTGATGACCTTGcagttttttaattggaaaaggtGAATATTCTCTGTCACCAAAACCTCTTAAAACCATCTTGCATTTGAAGCCTGTAAATATTCCCATGTTAATAATGCTTAAAAATCATTAACATTTGAATGTATCAATAACACTTAAAACcacaaaataaaacctaaaataatACGGTAGATATATCTCAGATCTTAGAATAGAGAAAGACATTCTAAAGATAAAGTCCAAAGAAAAAGGCATAAAGTAAAAGATTGAAAGTTTTTATAggtttccgtggtggctcagtggtgaagaatccacctaccaatgcaggagacacaagtttgatccctgattcaggaagatcccacatgccttggaacaATTAAACCTGTGTGCCAacactattgagcctgtactctagagcccaggcaccacaactactgaagcccacgcaccctagagcccaggctcggcaacaagagaagcctgtgcaactAGAGTAGACCTCGCTCATCGCAACTAGAGGAAAACCCtcgcagcaatgaaaacccagcacagtcaaaaataaataaataaataataaatatttggggaaaaagtttttatgattgaaaaaaatgttaaagttcTTATTTAAACTTTCTATCATTGCCTATTATGTTCACACTCCCTCTTAAGAGAAAATGACCACCCACAATCCCGACGGCCCCCGCAGCCATATTTTATACCACGTGACCACTGCAGACCAGCCTCCACCAGCTGGACTAGAAAAAGGCACGGATCCCAAGCAGGTCAGTGCCCTGTGATCCTCCATggtcctctctctctcactcaaaAATTTGAatcaagtaattttaaaaactagctTTTGACACAAGAGCCAAAATTGAAAAATCATGACATGGAGCAGACAAGAGAGACCCCAGTGAAGCACAGGCCAAACCAAGGGTTGGAGTTCTCACACCCACTCTGACCAAGCAGAAGACCCCTGTGGACAGTGGGAGAGAAAGAAGCAGGCACATCATGAACAGCTAGCCGGGTCTCGCCATGGATGGAGCACTGAAAGTAACAAtgaagtcgtgcccgactctttgcaaccccatggacagtagcctgcaccaggctcctccgtccatgggattttcaaggcaagagtactggagtgggttgccatttccttctccagggaatcttcccaacccagggatcaaacccaggtctctcacattgtagacagacgctttaccgtctgagccaccagggaagtagagaTGCACAAATTTCAGCTGTGGAGGGCCTGGAATCACCGTGATCCTGAACTGCCTCCCAGCCCCTGGGAGGCCCAGCTTTATTATAGCTCCTGTACTTAGGTTTTCCCCTTACCCCTCTCCATGTGCCTTTAGAATAAAGCTTCTTTACTTGAGCTAGCTTAAGTGGGCTGCTTGTAATCAAAACAGCCAGACCAGAAAATTCTGTGCATTAAAAAAACCACAGACAAACTACCAGTGACTAACTGGAAGAAAATGACAGccttaatatataaagaattttcatgaatcaagaaaaaatttaaacactgaaaaaaaaaatggagacagggtataataaataatttttaaaagagaaatatatattacCACTAACATAAGAAAACTTATTCTATCTCAACAGTAatcaaataaaagtaaattaaaaatgattcagggagcctattatacagagtgaagtaagccagaaggaaaagcataaatacagtatactaacgcatatatatggaatttagaaagatggtaacaataacctggtgtacgagacagcaaaagagacactgatgtatagaacagtcttatggactctgtgggagagggagagggtgggaagatttgggagaatgacattgaaacatgtaaaatatcatgtaagaaacgagttgccagtccaggtttgacgcacgatactggatgcttggggctagtgcactgggacgacccagagggatggtatggggagggaggagggaggagggttcaggatggggaacacatgtatacctgtggcagattcattttgatatttgacaaaactaatacaattatgtaaagtttaaaaataaaataaaattttaaaaaaatgattcagGGGTAATACTAAATATAAGAAAAGATGCAGGTAAACAGGTACCCTCAGTCACTGTTGATAGGCGTATAAATCAATACAACTTTTCTGAAGGTCAATTTGGCAATTTATATCACTAACCTTAAAAATGGGCttccaggcggcgctagtggtaaagaacctgcctgccagtgctggagacgtaagagacatgggttggatccctaggtcaggaagatcccctggaggagggcatggcaacccactccagtactttggcccagagaatcccttggacagaggagtctggcagcctacggtccatagggtcgcaaagagtcggacacaactgaagcaacttagtatgcacgcTTGCACACAACCtcaaatatattcatattctcTGACTCACATCTTTATAGACCAGCTCTTAATACTAATCTGAAATGCCTACAAAAGATGTAACAAACTCACATCTAATGATAAAACATTAGAAACCTAAATATTCTACATAAAGATACTAGCTAAATTCTGCCATATTTATATAGTATACTGTACagttatgttttaaaagaatacTTAAGGACAAGAAATATCCATAATATAATGGTTAATAAAAAAGCTTTACAATCAAGgataacttaattttttaagtttaaaaaaaaaacctttatggagaaggaaatggcaacccactccagtattcttgcctagagaatcctgtggacagaggagcctggtgggctgctgtccatagtgtcgcatagaatcggacacaacggaagtgacttagcatgcatgccttggagaaggtaatagcaacccattccggtattcttgcctggagaatcccagggacagaggagcctggtgggctgccatctctggggtcgcacagagtcagacacgactgaagcagcttagctgTGGCAACAGCAGTGCCACAAAGTGAAAATATAGGTCACTAACTACAAACCACCAAATGGTTCCATTTCCACTTAAACCAAGGTCGTACACTTTATGTctgaactttttttattttttgtcttcattCATATCTTGGTAGTTTTCCCTGCTTTCCAATAAAGTTTTTCTatgagggcaaaaaaaaaaaaaaacctttacacaaaatggtattttttaaactttgtttcaaaaggaaaaccaacacattaaaaaaaaaaattgtggaaatACACCAAAATGTAAACAGTGTTTATTACTAGGTGGTGGAATTTGGgatattaatttcctttttaattcttttctagttttccaaaagtgtaaatacatatatatttgctttAGAATCAGAAAACAATGTAAGATTTGATAAACATCAGTGTGCTCAATCTGGGGTAATCCCTACAATTACTATTATgtaacaaaataaatacacaaaagacTAGAAAGATGTATACCAACATCCTAACAGATTCCCTCCAGGTGCTCGAGCTAAGGGTGGTTGTTGTgattattttgtttccttctatttttctgcattttccagCTTTTCTGCAATGAGCATTTTTAAGTTTATAGCATACTTTCCAACTTTATAATTTCTCCACTTTATTATGAAGATTTTTCAAGTGCTCAAAATTGAAAGCAGTTTTTAGTGAACATATACCCACCACCTAGATTCTACCACTGTGTTACTGTATGTATTTTATCACAAATATGTCCACCTATTCATTCCAACTGCATATATCTTTACACTCCTGAAAGGCAGACATAAAGCACTGGGGCGTCCAGGACAATGGCAACAGTGCCAGCAGCAGTAAAACAAGCATGTGACGTGCTCTCACGCTGACGGGCTCCAGAACTCACTGGGTTCCTGACTCCAAGCCTCCAGCCTTTATCCCGAGCTGTGGTCTCAGACCCGAGCCTTGCCCAAATTACAGGAGAGGAGGCTGCCAGCATGCGTGCAGAATCACCCTGCCCTtaacaaacaccctctcccacctCAGGGAAGTGATGTAACTGGTCAATGATACCCTTTGAGAATTCTTTCCCCTTGGGGATGCTCACCTCTGCCTGGGAGGGTCAAAGGactcattcatttgctcattcactTAACACAGGCTCAAAGAGCCGGGTACCTGGACTATGCCCATGAACAAAGCCAAGATAGCCATCTTCACAGAGCTCTTGTTCagtatcagagagagagagaaattcttCAAATGCATTTAAAGCCTCAGTGTGGgtgcgcttagttgctcagttgtgtgcgaccctttgtgaccctgtagactgtagcccgccagcctcctctgtccgtgggattctccaggcaagaatactggagtgggtggctattcccttctccaagggatcttcctgatccagggatcaaactcggatctcctgcattgcaggaggattc
The genomic region above belongs to Bos taurus isolate L1 Dominette 01449 registration number 42190680 breed Hereford chromosome 29, ARS-UCD2.0, whole genome shotgun sequence and contains:
- the PLA2G16 gene encoding group XVI phospholipase A2 isoform X1, encoding MRAPFPEPQPGDLIEIFRPFYRHWAVYIGNGYVVHLAPPSEIPGAGAASLMSALTDKALVKKERLCDVVGRDRYHVNNKHDGRYSPLPPSKIIQRAEELVGQEVLYKLTSENCEHFVNELRYGVPRSDQVRDAIMAVGIAGVGLAAMGLIGVMFSRNKK